The following are encoded together in the Pseudodesulfovibrio indicus genome:
- a CDS encoding phage regulatory CII family protein, which produces MFEKNVTKVVQDCILDSGIQAKIVAQKINKPYSTLMREINPFDASAKLGAETLLEIMKVTHDVRPLQFMATEMGFTLEQGMA; this is translated from the coding sequence ATGTTTGAAAAGAACGTAACCAAGGTTGTCCAGGACTGCATTCTCGACAGCGGCATTCAGGCCAAGATCGTTGCACAGAAGATCAACAAGCCGTATTCGACCCTGATGCGGGAAATCAATCCCTTCGACGCCAGCGCCAAGCTGGGCGCGGAGACCCTGCTCGAAATCATGAAGGTGACCCACGACGTCCGTCCGCTCCAGTTCATGGCGACGGAGATGGGGTTCACCCTGGAACAGGGCATGGCCTAG
- a CDS encoding substrate-binding periplasmic protein: MPNPVRLLLFALLLLAGFPTASAAEPSESVRVGMGFSIAPYVLRAENSGLEVDIIREAFKAAGVSVEFSFLPNLRLPIAFAGRDVDCLALSVGYDLEKIAGRRVYGSKPTIAFRNHVVSLASRHLRFDLLEDLNGLVVLGFQDACNYLGPEFADYARGNDLYSELSDQALHVRMLFSGRVDAVISERRVFLCWRDRLESTPVARVVNLDQDVVMAPLFQEQARQVVFGTPSLCRRFDQGLAAIRASGLYDEILKRYDTAEYGGRQ, translated from the coding sequence ATGCCGAACCCCGTTCGTCTTCTCCTGTTCGCCCTGCTCCTCCTCGCCGGGTTCCCTACCGCCTCCGCCGCAGAACCGTCGGAGTCGGTCCGGGTCGGCATGGGGTTCTCCATCGCCCCCTACGTCCTGCGGGCCGAGAATTCGGGGCTCGAAGTCGACATCATCCGCGAGGCGTTCAAGGCCGCCGGGGTGAGCGTCGAATTCTCCTTCCTGCCCAACCTCCGGCTGCCCATCGCCTTTGCCGGGCGGGACGTGGACTGCCTGGCCCTGAGCGTGGGCTACGATCTGGAGAAGATCGCCGGACGCCGTGTGTACGGCTCCAAGCCGACCATCGCCTTCCGCAACCATGTGGTCAGCCTGGCGAGCCGGCATCTGCGGTTCGATTTGCTGGAGGACCTCAACGGATTGGTGGTCCTGGGATTTCAGGACGCGTGCAACTATCTCGGCCCTGAGTTCGCGGATTACGCCAGGGGCAACGACCTCTACAGCGAGCTGTCGGACCAGGCCCTGCATGTGCGGATGCTGTTCTCCGGCCGCGTGGACGCGGTCATCTCGGAGCGGCGGGTCTTTCTCTGTTGGCGCGATCGCCTGGAGTCCACGCCCGTGGCCAGGGTCGTGAACCTGGACCAGGACGTGGTCATGGCCCCCCTGTTCCAGGAGCAGGCGCGGCAGGTGGTCTTCGGGACCCCCTCGCTCTGCCGACGGTTCGACCAGGGGCTGGCCGCCATCCGGGCCAGCGGCCTTTACGATGAAATCCTGAAGCGGTACGACACGGCGGAGTACGGCGGCAGGCAATAG
- a CDS encoding acetate--CoA ligase family protein has protein sequence MADPHFAFGSVQVEINFEAIDALFEQAHGQGRDSLFEYEVYDLLKASGAETPPRCVLLERSARLRDEQLAVLPGDRVVLKIVSPTIVHKTEVGGVRVVENRPDAIRSAWRRMLYEVPENYATFLERRPEAAPEGYRGLSGESLASAVSRDLRGVLMVQFMEPDSTAFGNELLVGIRKTREFGAVITAGLGGTDTELYAERFRKGQAVTISSTALTDGAQFFELFRKTISYRKLAGLTRGQRRIVTDEQLIECFSSFIDMANHYSPENPDAPFHIEELEINPFAYADYLMVPLDGMCRFSAPGTVRAPRPVGKIGSLLKPESIGIVGVSASRMNFGRIILNNVLAAGFDPAKVRIVRPGADEIDGVACVPDLKSLDRRLDLFVVAVGAPQVPALVDELVALDCAESVMLIPGGLGETEESRDRAAAVIARIDEAHGAGGGPVFLGGNCMGVVSRPGGYDTWFIPKEKLPDFPAGAPHRAAFISQSGAFMLTRLSQCPMLNPAYMVSMGNQTDLTLGDMVAHFADSDDVDVIAVYAEGFNDMDGLAFCRSVRRAVCAGKDVVFYKAGRTPEGKSATSGHTASLAGDYAVCESCVRQAGAIVARSFTQFENLFMLAERLSGKTIGSNRLAAMSGAGFEAVGMADSIQSDDYSMCLAPLSGPTREALAVLMAENGLSGLVTVANPLDITPGADDHVHAEAIRLLATDPRVDAVVAGLDPMSPVMRTLADPDTPLTMDNERSIAALLASLLPTLDTPVIGVVDGGRQYDPLVDRLKSVGLCTFRTSDQAVAALAQYMDGRLNARRIRCEASSVA, from the coding sequence ATGGCGGACCCCCATTTCGCCTTCGGTTCGGTGCAGGTGGAGATCAATTTCGAGGCCATTGACGCTCTCTTCGAACAGGCCCACGGCCAGGGCCGCGACTCGCTGTTCGAGTACGAGGTCTACGACCTGCTCAAGGCGTCCGGGGCCGAGACGCCGCCGCGCTGCGTGCTGCTGGAGCGGTCCGCCCGGCTGCGCGACGAGCAGTTGGCCGTGCTCCCCGGCGACCGGGTGGTGCTCAAGATCGTCTCCCCGACCATCGTGCACAAGACCGAGGTGGGCGGCGTGCGCGTGGTGGAGAACCGGCCCGACGCCATCCGCTCGGCTTGGCGGCGCATGCTCTACGAGGTGCCGGAGAACTACGCGACCTTCCTGGAGCGGCGGCCCGAGGCAGCGCCCGAAGGATACCGGGGGTTGAGCGGCGAATCGCTGGCCTCGGCCGTGTCCCGTGACCTGCGCGGCGTGCTCATGGTCCAGTTCATGGAGCCGGACTCCACGGCGTTCGGCAACGAACTCCTGGTCGGAATCCGCAAGACTCGGGAATTCGGCGCCGTCATCACTGCCGGACTCGGCGGAACAGACACCGAGTTGTATGCCGAAAGATTTCGCAAGGGCCAGGCGGTGACCATCTCCTCCACGGCCTTGACCGACGGGGCGCAGTTTTTCGAGCTGTTCCGCAAGACCATCTCCTACCGCAAGCTGGCCGGGCTGACGCGCGGGCAGCGGCGCATCGTCACGGACGAGCAGCTCATCGAGTGCTTTTCCTCGTTCATCGACATGGCCAACCACTATTCCCCGGAGAACCCGGACGCGCCGTTCCACATCGAGGAGCTGGAGATCAACCCCTTTGCCTACGCCGATTACCTGATGGTTCCCCTGGACGGCATGTGCCGGTTCTCGGCGCCGGGAACGGTGCGCGCCCCGCGTCCCGTGGGCAAGATCGGCTCCCTGCTCAAGCCGGAGTCCATCGGCATCGTCGGGGTTTCGGCCTCGCGCATGAATTTCGGGCGGATCATCCTCAACAACGTGCTCGCCGCCGGGTTCGACCCGGCCAAGGTGCGCATCGTCCGCCCCGGGGCGGACGAGATCGACGGCGTGGCCTGCGTCCCGGACCTGAAGTCCCTGGACCGCAGGCTCGACCTGTTCGTGGTCGCCGTGGGCGCTCCCCAGGTCCCGGCCCTGGTGGACGAACTGGTGGCCCTGGACTGCGCCGAATCCGTGATGCTCATTCCCGGAGGCCTGGGCGAGACCGAGGAGAGCCGCGACCGGGCGGCGGCGGTCATCGCCCGCATCGACGAGGCCCACGGCGCGGGCGGCGGCCCGGTCTTTTTGGGCGGCAACTGCATGGGCGTGGTCTCCCGGCCCGGCGGGTACGACACCTGGTTCATCCCCAAGGAGAAGCTGCCCGACTTCCCGGCGGGCGCGCCCCACCGCGCGGCCTTCATCTCCCAGTCGGGGGCGTTCATGCTCACCCGGCTCTCCCAATGCCCCATGCTCAACCCGGCCTATATGGTCTCCATGGGCAACCAGACCGACCTGACCCTTGGCGACATGGTCGCGCATTTCGCGGACTCCGACGACGTGGACGTCATCGCGGTCTATGCCGAGGGGTTCAACGACATGGACGGGCTGGCGTTCTGCCGCAGCGTGCGCCGGGCGGTGTGCGCGGGCAAGGACGTGGTCTTCTACAAGGCGGGCCGGACCCCGGAGGGCAAGTCCGCCACCAGCGGGCACACCGCCTCCCTGGCCGGGGACTACGCCGTGTGCGAGTCCTGCGTGCGCCAGGCCGGGGCCATCGTGGCCCGCTCCTTCACCCAGTTCGAGAACCTGTTCATGCTGGCCGAGCGGTTGAGCGGCAAGACCATCGGCTCCAACCGGCTGGCCGCCATGTCCGGCGCGGGATTCGAGGCCGTGGGCATGGCCGACTCTATCCAGAGCGACGACTATTCCATGTGCCTCGCCCCGCTCTCCGGCCCCACCCGCGAGGCGCTGGCCGTGCTCATGGCCGAGAACGGGCTGTCCGGGCTGGTCACCGTGGCCAACCCCCTGGACATCACCCCCGGCGCGGACGACCACGTGCACGCCGAGGCCATCCGGCTGCTGGCCACGGACCCCCGGGTGGACGCCGTGGTGGCCGGGCTGGACCCCATGTCTCCGGTCATGCGCACCCTGGCCGACCCGGACACTCCCCTGACCATGGACAACGAACGGTCCATCGCCGCGCTCCTGGCCTCCCTGCTGCCGACCCTGGACACCCCGGTCATCGGCGTGGTGGACGGCGGCCGTCAGTACGACCCGCTGGTGGATCGGCTCAAGTCCGTTGGGCTGTGCACCTTCCGCACCTCGGACCAGGCCGTGGCGGCCCTGGCCCAGTACATGGACGGGCGGCTCAACGCCCGGCGCATCCGCTGCGAAGCGTCTTCTGTGGCCTAG
- a CDS encoding glutamine--tRNA ligase/YqeY domain fusion protein gives MSTKPEAPEKGKDFIRQIIDKDLEKGAYGGRVHTRFPPEPNGYLHIGHAKSICLNFGLARDYDGKCNLRFDDTNPVKEDVEYVDSIREDVRWLGFDWDNNFYASDYFERLYFIAELFIKMGKAYVDHQTADEIRENRGTLKEPGVNSPYRERSVDENLALFRSMRAGELPDGACILRAKIDMAAPNVMMRDPALYRIKHATHHRTGDAWCIYPMYDFTHGLSDAIEGITHSICTLEFENNRPLYDWCVDTLMDGLKRTELFGENAAIYTELAALPGFTDRPRQYEFARLNITGTVLSKRKLIQLVKENHVNGWDDPRMPTISGFRRRGFTPESLRDFCDRIGVAKADSMVEYPLLEACLREDLNKRAPRYMGIMDPVKMVIENYPEDQVDEFEIALNPEDESYGTRTVPFSREVWIERDDFMIDPPKKFFRLGPDREVRLRGAYYVLCTGYETDADGNVTLIRATFDPASRGGWLEGGRKVKGTLHWVSARHALSAEVRNYGPLFTTENPNAVEEGKTFVDYVDPNSLEILADCKVEPAMADLPAGTNLQFERTGYYCADLRDHKPGQALVFNRTTTLRDTWAKIQKQTA, from the coding sequence ATGAGCACCAAACCCGAGGCCCCGGAAAAGGGCAAGGACTTCATCCGGCAGATCATCGACAAGGACCTGGAGAAAGGGGCCTACGGAGGCCGCGTCCACACGCGCTTCCCCCCGGAACCCAACGGGTACCTGCACATCGGCCACGCCAAGTCCATCTGCCTGAACTTCGGGCTGGCCCGCGACTACGACGGCAAGTGCAACCTGCGCTTCGACGACACCAACCCGGTCAAGGAGGACGTGGAGTACGTGGACTCCATCCGCGAGGACGTCCGCTGGCTCGGCTTCGACTGGGACAACAACTTCTACGCCTCGGACTACTTCGAGCGGCTCTATTTCATCGCCGAACTGTTCATCAAGATGGGCAAGGCGTACGTCGACCACCAGACCGCCGACGAGATCCGCGAGAACCGCGGCACCCTCAAGGAGCCGGGCGTGAACTCCCCCTACCGCGAGCGGTCCGTGGACGAGAACCTGGCCCTGTTCCGGTCCATGCGCGCGGGCGAGCTGCCCGACGGCGCGTGCATCCTGCGGGCGAAGATCGACATGGCCGCGCCCAACGTCATGATGCGCGACCCGGCCCTGTACCGCATCAAGCACGCCACCCACCACCGGACCGGCGACGCCTGGTGCATCTACCCCATGTACGACTTCACCCACGGGCTGTCCGACGCCATCGAGGGCATCACCCACTCCATCTGCACCCTGGAGTTCGAGAACAACCGCCCGCTGTACGACTGGTGCGTGGACACCCTCATGGACGGGCTGAAGCGGACCGAGCTGTTCGGCGAAAATGCGGCCATATATACTGAACTGGCCGCGCTGCCCGGCTTCACCGACCGCCCCCGCCAGTACGAGTTCGCGCGGCTGAACATCACCGGCACCGTGCTCTCCAAGCGCAAGCTCATCCAGCTGGTCAAGGAAAACCACGTCAACGGCTGGGACGACCCGCGCATGCCGACCATCTCCGGCTTCCGCCGCCGGGGATTCACCCCGGAATCCCTCCGCGATTTCTGCGACCGCATCGGCGTGGCCAAGGCGGACTCCATGGTCGAGTACCCGCTCCTGGAGGCCTGCCTGCGCGAGGACCTGAACAAGCGCGCCCCCCGGTACATGGGCATCATGGACCCGGTGAAGATGGTCATCGAGAACTACCCCGAGGACCAGGTGGACGAATTCGAGATCGCCCTGAACCCCGAGGACGAGTCCTACGGCACGCGCACCGTGCCGTTCTCCCGCGAGGTCTGGATCGAGCGCGACGACTTCATGATCGACCCGCCCAAGAAGTTCTTCCGGCTGGGACCGGACCGCGAGGTGCGGCTGCGCGGGGCCTACTACGTCCTGTGCACCGGCTATGAGACCGACGCCGACGGCAACGTGACCCTGATCCGCGCCACCTTCGACCCCGCCTCCAGGGGCGGCTGGCTGGAAGGCGGCCGCAAGGTCAAGGGCACCCTGCACTGGGTCTCCGCCCGCCACGCGCTCTCCGCCGAGGTGCGCAACTACGGGCCGCTGTTCACCACCGAGAACCCCAACGCGGTGGAAGAGGGCAAGACCTTCGTGGACTACGTGGACCCCAACTCCCTGGAGATTCTCGCGGACTGCAAGGTGGAGCCGGCCATGGCCGACCTGCCCGCCGGGACCAACCTCCAGTTCGAGCGCACCGGCTACTACTGCGCCGACCTGCGCGACCACAAGCCGGGCCAGGCCCTGGTCTTCAACCGCACCACCACCCTGCGCGACACCTGGGCCAAAATTCAGAAGCAGACTGCCTAG
- a CDS encoding ATP-binding protein: MLSIPRTRLTAAGSLSRRAKLAQLAFITAIVLVFSCALILFNAYRLHVRLAERADSIAHLAKTSLASAVWQVDHASARDFIDAVLQDEDVAFAQVVTGREIMASKSRPRFTGHDFEYFARDKRFLTRSVEIRKYGDWIGSFNLAMSTEGYIQEMGMYVALTFALGLLLILALTVAAIRYMRKHFLNPLTALEESATTIADGNLDASIDTSASNELGSLARAIDDMRQSVKHLINDLKEANAKLQNHQNLLESTVKERTEELKSKNESLNAALEDVRSAKKAAEVANLAKSSFLASMSHEIRTPMNAILGMADILWETELSEAQARYVDVFRTAGENLLEILDDILDLSKIEAGHLELEHTWFVLGEVLDKTCGVINTKAEQKGLTLSCTMAPDIPSRLTGDPSRLRQILINLLGNAVKFTDKGSVSLAVDLAAQEGEQVLLHFSITDTGVGVAGDKLGAIFEAFTQADSSTTRQFGGTGLGLAISKELSHMMGGRIWAESTPGKGSTFHFTARFGTAGQPAQARTPDQTDETAALPPINILMLEDSKYNAFVTQIYLQSTPCRLTVAEDGKTGVEMFKKGGWDLVLMDIQMPVMDGFQATRAIRDWEREQKLPPTPIVAMTAFALDEDARRCRDAGADYHLPKPVKKSALFETIHLLAGKDGKEPGGTDHD, encoded by the coding sequence ATGCTTTCCATTCCCAGAACGAGGCTCACCGCGGCAGGCTCCCTGAGCCGGAGGGCCAAGCTCGCCCAACTGGCCTTCATCACCGCCATCGTCCTCGTTTTCTCCTGCGCACTCATCCTGTTCAACGCCTACCGGCTGCATGTCCGGCTGGCCGAGCGCGCGGACAGCATCGCCCACCTGGCAAAGACCAGCCTGGCCAGCGCGGTCTGGCAGGTGGACCACGCCTCGGCCCGCGACTTCATCGACGCCGTGCTCCAGGACGAGGACGTGGCCTTCGCCCAGGTGGTCACCGGCCGCGAGATCATGGCTTCCAAGTCCCGCCCCCGGTTCACGGGCCACGACTTCGAATACTTCGCCCGCGACAAGCGGTTCCTGACCCGGTCAGTGGAGATCCGCAAGTACGGCGACTGGATCGGCTCCTTCAACCTGGCCATGTCCACCGAAGGCTACATCCAGGAGATGGGCATGTACGTGGCCCTGACCTTCGCCCTGGGGCTGCTCCTCATCCTGGCCCTGACCGTGGCCGCCATCCGCTACATGCGGAAACATTTCCTCAACCCGCTCACCGCCCTGGAGGAGTCGGCCACGACCATCGCCGACGGCAATCTCGACGCCTCCATCGACACCTCGGCCTCCAACGAGCTGGGCAGCCTGGCCCGGGCCATCGACGACATGCGCCAGTCGGTCAAGCACCTGATCAACGACCTCAAGGAGGCCAACGCCAAGCTCCAGAATCACCAGAACCTCCTGGAGAGCACGGTCAAGGAGCGCACCGAGGAGCTCAAAAGCAAGAACGAATCCCTGAACGCAGCCCTGGAGGATGTGCGCAGCGCCAAGAAGGCCGCCGAAGTGGCCAACCTGGCCAAGAGCAGCTTCCTGGCCTCCATGAGCCACGAGATCAGGACGCCCATGAACGCCATCCTCGGCATGGCCGACATCCTCTGGGAGACCGAGTTGTCCGAGGCCCAGGCCCGTTACGTGGACGTCTTCCGCACCGCGGGCGAGAACCTGCTGGAGATCCTCGACGACATCCTGGACCTGTCCAAGATCGAGGCCGGACACCTGGAGCTGGAGCACACATGGTTCGTGCTCGGAGAAGTCCTGGACAAGACCTGCGGGGTGATCAACACCAAGGCCGAACAGAAGGGGCTGACCCTTTCCTGCACCATGGCCCCGGATATCCCGTCCCGGCTGACGGGCGATCCTTCCCGGCTGCGCCAGATCCTCATCAACCTGCTGGGCAACGCGGTCAAGTTCACCGACAAGGGATCGGTCAGTCTGGCGGTCGATCTGGCCGCCCAGGAGGGCGAGCAGGTCCTGCTCCACTTCTCCATCACCGACACCGGCGTGGGCGTGGCCGGAGACAAGCTCGGCGCGATCTTCGAGGCCTTCACCCAGGCGGACAGCTCCACCACCCGCCAGTTCGGCGGCACCGGCCTGGGGCTGGCCATCAGCAAGGAGCTGTCGCACATGATGGGCGGCCGCATCTGGGCCGAGAGCACGCCGGGCAAGGGCAGCACCTTTCATTTCACGGCCCGCTTCGGCACCGCAGGGCAGCCCGCGCAGGCCAGGACGCCCGACCAGACCGACGAAACAGCCGCGCTGCCGCCCATCAACATCCTCATGCTGGAGGATTCCAAGTACAACGCCTTCGTGACCCAGATTTACCTGCAATCCACCCCCTGCCGCCTGACCGTGGCCGAGGACGGCAAGACCGGGGTCGAGATGTTCAAGAAGGGCGGCTGGGACCTGGTGCTCATGGACATCCAGATGCCGGTCATGGACGGTTTCCAGGCCACCCGAGCCATCCGCGACTGGGAGCGGGAGCAGAAGCTTCCGCCCACGCCCATCGTGGCCATGACCGCCTTCGCCCTGGACGAGGACGCCCGGCGCTGCCGTGACGCGGGCGCGGACTACCACCTGCCCAAGCCGGTCAAGAAAAGCGCCCTGTTCGAGACCATCCACCTGCTGGCCGGGAAGGATGGGAAAGAGCCTGGAGGAACGGACCATGACTGA
- a CDS encoding methyl-accepting chemotaxis protein translates to MRLSDVRVGVKIIGGFAVIVLLFLLTGALVKTFQQSMVVAASVSEGAATLEYTVRSEMQILMEMLDAETPAELDRSWKEHERFSEEYDLFAGGIVDGWTDEKRTLHATRDAAIRERMKRIGELRAKDFQPGVQRVLALKRESFTALGEREAGMARMEEAYRSVIRSCEQFEEEVAAYLDRRLNDGADAFDILSKEISWADMGMEIKAGIGRARIVLEEFVQAEDKAEFEILRARFAETVAEFDEQVGALLNGGKVGSDIIMPVDEPDLRTLTEQMARIHDEVFQQAAATAMKSHENAARILQEINAEDHRVDGVGEEMMAMLHEVGGMADDNLSFSVTESDAAIYAGVSAAMILALFVGWRLSRMITRPLSSAVSVAGAMAKGDLSRDVESSGRDEIGALLSAMGDMVLRLRDVVFGVDDAVSNVASGSEELSATAETLSQSATEQAASVEELSASITQISGSIARNAGHSRETARIASDAAGKASDSGQAVVQAVEAMKQIAERISIIEEIARQTNLLALNAAIEAARAGEHGKGFAVVAAEVRKLAERSGRAAGEIGQLSGSTVDVADRAVQMLGELVPDITRTSELIDEINAACEEQHDVIRQIGTAVSQVEAVTQGTASAAEEVAATSEELAGQAESLRRMMSFFDCGQGRASAQYAATAARAEAALPSGGADGDREELARY, encoded by the coding sequence ATGCGATTGTCCGACGTCAGGGTGGGGGTCAAAATCATCGGCGGGTTCGCCGTCATCGTCCTGTTGTTCCTGCTCACGGGAGCGCTGGTCAAAACCTTCCAGCAGAGCATGGTGGTCGCGGCCTCCGTGTCCGAGGGGGCGGCCACGCTGGAATATACGGTCCGTTCGGAGATGCAGATACTCATGGAGATGCTCGACGCCGAGACACCGGCCGAGCTGGACCGGTCCTGGAAGGAGCACGAACGGTTTTCCGAAGAATACGACCTGTTCGCCGGGGGCATCGTGGACGGCTGGACCGACGAAAAGCGCACCCTCCATGCCACCCGCGACGCGGCCATCCGCGAACGAATGAAGCGGATCGGGGAGCTGCGCGCCAAGGACTTTCAACCCGGCGTGCAACGGGTTCTGGCCCTCAAGCGCGAGTCCTTTACCGCGTTGGGCGAGCGGGAGGCGGGCATGGCCCGGATGGAGGAGGCCTATCGTTCGGTGATCCGTTCCTGCGAGCAGTTCGAGGAGGAGGTGGCGGCCTACCTGGACCGGCGGCTGAACGACGGGGCGGACGCCTTCGACATCCTCTCCAAGGAGATTTCCTGGGCCGACATGGGCATGGAGATCAAGGCGGGCATCGGCCGCGCGCGCATCGTGCTGGAGGAATTCGTCCAGGCCGAGGACAAGGCCGAGTTCGAAATCCTCCGGGCCCGGTTCGCCGAAACGGTCGCCGAGTTCGACGAACAGGTGGGTGCGCTGCTGAACGGCGGCAAGGTGGGCAGCGATATCATCATGCCCGTGGACGAGCCGGACCTGCGCACCCTGACCGAACAGATGGCCAGGATTCACGACGAGGTCTTTCAGCAGGCGGCGGCAACGGCCATGAAGAGCCATGAGAACGCGGCCCGCATTCTGCAGGAGATCAATGCCGAGGACCACCGGGTCGACGGCGTGGGCGAAGAGATGATGGCCATGCTCCACGAAGTGGGCGGCATGGCGGACGACAACCTTTCCTTCAGCGTTACGGAGTCCGACGCGGCCATTTACGCCGGGGTGAGTGCGGCCATGATCCTGGCCCTGTTCGTGGGCTGGCGGCTGTCCCGGATGATCACCCGCCCCCTGTCCTCGGCCGTGTCCGTGGCCGGGGCCATGGCGAAAGGCGACCTGAGCCGCGACGTCGAATCCTCGGGCAGGGACGAGATCGGGGCGCTGCTCTCGGCCATGGGGGACATGGTCCTGCGGTTGCGCGACGTGGTCTTCGGGGTCGACGACGCGGTGAGCAACGTGGCCTCCGGCAGCGAGGAGCTGTCGGCCACGGCGGAAACCCTGTCCCAGTCCGCCACCGAGCAGGCCGCCAGTGTGGAGGAACTGTCCGCCTCCATCACCCAGATATCCGGTTCCATCGCCCGCAACGCGGGCCACTCCAGGGAGACCGCCCGGATCGCGTCCGATGCCGCGGGCAAGGCGTCCGACAGCGGCCAGGCCGTGGTCCAGGCCGTGGAAGCCATGAAGCAGATCGCGGAGCGTATTTCGATCATTGAGGAAATCGCCCGGCAGACCAACCTGCTGGCCCTGAACGCGGCCATCGAGGCGGCGCGGGCGGGCGAGCACGGGAAGGGGTTCGCGGTGGTCGCCGCCGAGGTCCGCAAGCTGGCCGAGCGCAGCGGGCGGGCCGCCGGGGAGATCGGACAGCTTTCCGGGTCCACGGTGGACGTGGCGGACCGGGCCGTGCAGATGCTCGGCGAGCTGGTGCCGGACATCACCAGGACCTCCGAACTGATCGACGAGATCAACGCCGCCTGCGAGGAGCAGCACGATGTCATCCGGCAGATCGGCACCGCCGTGTCCCAGGTGGAGGCCGTGACCCAGGGGACGGCCTCGGCGGCCGAGGAGGTCGCGGCCACGTCCGAGGAACTGGCCGGCCAGGCCGAATCCCTGCGCCGCATGATGTCCTTCTTCGATTGCGGACAGGGGCGGGCCTCGGCCCAGTACGCGGCAACGGCCGCCCGGGCCGAAGCGGCCCTGCCTTCCGGCGGGGCGGACGGCGACCGGGAGGAACTGGCTCGATACTAG
- a CDS encoding TetR/AcrR family transcriptional regulator — protein MTKKEAILSAAQEAFGQLGFHAATVKDVAGRADVSFGLVSHYFGSKQELFLAAGFDMADRLIARLGEATADAENGLEAIRAYMTAYFDFTEQHRTGFPVLLRCSPFSHMEPGVDGAKVAEKFSVFIDLLKRCVSKGIEDGSIRSLPTEQTALIIYGNIVGSVRTSLLSPYESDNLFAETINHVERSLTHSPGTGGC, from the coding sequence ATGACAAAGAAGGAAGCCATACTCAGCGCAGCCCAGGAGGCCTTTGGCCAGCTGGGTTTCCACGCCGCCACCGTCAAGGACGTGGCCGGTCGCGCCGACGTGTCCTTCGGTCTGGTTTCCCACTATTTCGGCAGCAAGCAGGAGCTGTTCCTGGCCGCCGGCTTCGACATGGCGGACCGGCTCATCGCCCGCCTGGGCGAGGCCACCGCGGATGCCGAAAACGGGCTTGAGGCCATCCGGGCCTACATGACCGCCTATTTCGATTTTACCGAGCAGCACCGGACCGGTTTTCCCGTCCTGCTCCGCTGCTCCCCCTTCAGCCACATGGAGCCCGGTGTCGACGGCGCCAAGGTGGCCGAAAAGTTCAGCGTCTTCATTGACCTGCTGAAACGCTGCGTCTCCAAAGGCATCGAGGACGGCTCGATCCGCTCCCTCCCCACGGAGCAGACCGCGCTGATCATCTACGGCAACATCGTCGGCTCGGTCCGCACCAGCCTCCTGTCCCCCTACGAGTCCGACAACCTCTTCGCCGAGACGATCAACCACGTGGAGCGCAGCCTCACACACAGCCCCGGCACGGGCGGCTGTTAA
- a CDS encoding nitroreductase family protein, with translation MLFTIDRTRCKRDGLCASVCPAGCIVFEEGGLPEPHEKKYLYCLECGHCMAVCPAEAIRLDRFKAGSTPLDRALRPEPEQIEQFLRGRRSVRAFRDRPVERETVEGLLRTAEYCPSGHNARPTRWSVALGTDKVAEIADAVAEWMREEIEADTPLASALHLPGIVRVWDLGVDMICRNAPALAVAWGPRKGITPREDAVVAVTYLELAANAHGLGACWCGYALIAAANSPVIAKRLGAEGDARVYGALMLGHPAVRNQAIPPRPEPGVTWL, from the coding sequence ATGTTGTTCACCATCGACAGGACCCGGTGCAAACGGGACGGGCTGTGCGCCTCCGTATGCCCGGCCGGATGCATCGTTTTCGAGGAAGGGGGGCTGCCCGAGCCCCACGAGAAGAAGTATCTCTACTGTCTGGAGTGCGGCCACTGCATGGCCGTGTGTCCTGCGGAGGCCATCCGCCTGGACCGTTTCAAGGCGGGGTCCACGCCCCTGGACCGGGCGCTGCGGCCCGAGCCGGAGCAGATCGAGCAGTTCCTGCGCGGCCGCAGGTCCGTGCGCGCCTTCCGCGACCGGCCCGTGGAGCGCGAAACGGTCGAAGGGCTGCTGCGGACCGCCGAGTACTGTCCGTCCGGCCACAACGCGCGGCCCACGCGCTGGTCCGTGGCCCTGGGCACGGACAAGGTGGCCGAAATCGCCGATGCGGTGGCGGAGTGGATGCGCGAGGAGATCGAGGCGGACACCCCGCTGGCCTCGGCCCTGCACCTTCCGGGCATCGTTCGGGTCTGGGACCTGGGCGTGGACATGATCTGCCGCAACGCCCCCGCCCTGGCCGTGGCCTGGGGGCCGAGGAAGGGCATCACCCCCAGGGAGGACGCGGTCGTCGCCGTGACCTACCTGGAGCTGGCCGCCAACGCGCACGGATTGGGCGCCTGCTGGTGCGGCTACGCGCTCATCGCCGCCGCCAATTCCCCGGTGATCGCCAAGCGGCTCGGCGCCGAGGGCGACGCCCGGGTCTACGGCGCGCTCATGCTCGGCCATCCCGCTGTGCGGAACCAGGCCATCCCCCCGCGCCCCGAGCCGGGCGTGACCTGGTTGTGA